One stretch of Hymenobacter chitinivorans DSM 11115 DNA includes these proteins:
- a CDS encoding ATP-dependent Clp protease ATP-binding subunit — protein sequence MSYSDELKRTLHIAQAVAHEYRHEYYAAPHVLTALLHNEIGLASWLAIELDKDIHYLREWAEVRLEGLPKSTRPPEMPGQDAQLKPVLEVADLVALQLAKEQTDPLSLLAALLRPGLAFTEEQLKSLPLTQREVMSAAEPEALQPLAVGADGQTSAPLTDRAAPGVKAGALATYCVNKTEEAAAGKLDPIVGRDRETRQMAEILGRRTKPNVLLVGEPGVGKSALVEGFAQQIVQKKVPTHLQQVVLFELDLGTLVAGASYKGEVEDRIKSVLTEIKQYTRAILFIDEIHVLLDPKGSAGAGIAQLLKPELARGEITVIGATTNDEYRQYVEADEAFNRRFDVLRVEEPSVVVAERMLDSVLPHYAAHHGLSIGEGTVSEAVRLAKRYIKDRQLPDSAIDLVDRTMAAIRMLDSHAEAELQQLQQDFEALAARGPELEEAEYMKELRWFLYQVQNQVSHLWLNQLDQEQQPDTLETSEPLEAYIRDLLVAVITLSATKKDSVERADVAAVVAGKTGIPLGKLQSNERDKLLNMDQTLQQRVVGQNHAVKALCEAILESRSGLIKAGQPIGSFFLLGPTGTGKTELAKSLADFLFNDESFLIRFDMSEFKEEHSAALLYGAPPGYVGYEEGGMLVNKIREKPYSVVLFDEIEKAHSSVFDIFLQILDEGRLHDRLGREGDFSNAVILFTSNIGSEQIIKSFGEGQIPATNTLMETMSRHFRPEFLARLTEIVPFAPISEENVVQIFDIHLRPLQEQLRRQGITLELSDEARTHLALSGFTPRYGARPIKGVIRQQLRRPISRMIISGEVGKGSVIALSKAPEAEELTWETTAAAAVEQV from the coding sequence GTGTCTTACTCCGACGAACTAAAACGCACCCTGCACATTGCGCAGGCCGTGGCCCACGAATACCGCCACGAGTATTACGCCGCCCCCCACGTGCTGACGGCCCTGCTGCACAATGAAATCGGGCTGGCCTCGTGGCTGGCCATTGAGCTCGACAAGGACATTCACTACCTGCGCGAATGGGCCGAGGTGCGGCTGGAAGGCCTGCCGAAGTCGACGCGGCCGCCGGAAATGCCCGGGCAGGACGCCCAACTCAAGCCCGTGCTGGAAGTAGCCGACCTGGTGGCCCTGCAGCTGGCCAAGGAGCAAACCGACCCGCTGAGCTTGCTGGCGGCCCTGCTGCGGCCAGGCCTAGCCTTCACCGAGGAGCAGCTCAAATCCCTGCCCCTCACCCAGCGGGAGGTGATGAGCGCCGCCGAGCCCGAGGCCCTGCAGCCCCTGGCCGTGGGCGCCGACGGGCAAACCAGCGCCCCCCTCACCGACCGGGCGGCGCCCGGTGTTAAGGCTGGCGCACTGGCTACGTATTGCGTGAACAAAACCGAAGAAGCCGCGGCCGGCAAGCTGGACCCCATCGTGGGCCGGGACCGGGAAACCCGGCAGATGGCCGAAATTCTGGGCCGCCGCACCAAGCCCAACGTGCTGCTGGTCGGGGAGCCCGGCGTGGGCAAGTCGGCGCTGGTAGAGGGCTTTGCCCAGCAGATTGTGCAAAAGAAGGTACCGACTCATTTGCAGCAGGTGGTGCTCTTTGAGCTGGACTTGGGCACGTTGGTGGCCGGCGCCTCCTACAAAGGCGAGGTGGAGGACCGAATTAAGAGCGTGCTGACCGAAATCAAGCAGTACACCCGGGCCATCCTCTTTATCGACGAAATCCACGTGCTGCTGGACCCCAAAGGCTCGGCCGGGGCCGGCATTGCCCAGCTGCTGAAGCCCGAGCTGGCCCGGGGCGAAATTACCGTCATCGGGGCTACCACCAACGACGAGTACCGGCAGTACGTTGAGGCCGATGAGGCGTTTAACCGCCGCTTCGACGTGCTGCGGGTAGAAGAGCCCAGCGTGGTAGTGGCCGAGCGGATGCTGGACAGCGTGCTGCCCCACTACGCCGCCCACCACGGCCTGAGCATCGGTGAGGGCACCGTGAGTGAGGCCGTGCGCCTGGCCAAGCGCTACATCAAGGACCGGCAGCTACCCGACTCGGCCATCGACCTGGTGGACCGCACCATGGCCGCCATCCGCATGCTCGACAGCCACGCCGAGGCCGAGCTGCAGCAGCTGCAGCAGGATTTTGAGGCCCTGGCGGCCCGCGGCCCGGAGCTAGAAGAAGCCGAGTACATGAAGGAGCTGCGGTGGTTTTTGTACCAGGTCCAGAACCAGGTGAGCCACCTCTGGCTCAACCAGCTCGACCAGGAGCAGCAGCCCGACACGCTCGAAACCTCGGAGCCGCTGGAAGCCTACATCCGGGACTTGCTGGTGGCGGTAATTACCCTGTCGGCCACTAAGAAGGACAGCGTGGAGCGGGCCGACGTAGCGGCCGTGGTGGCGGGCAAAACCGGCATTCCGCTGGGCAAGCTGCAAAGCAACGAGCGGGATAAGCTGCTCAATATGGACCAGACCTTGCAGCAGCGCGTCGTGGGCCAGAACCACGCGGTGAAGGCCCTGTGCGAGGCCATTCTGGAGTCGCGCTCCGGTTTGATTAAAGCCGGGCAGCCCATCGGCTCGTTCTTTTTGCTGGGCCCTACCGGCACGGGCAAAACCGAACTGGCCAAGTCCCTGGCCGACTTCCTGTTCAACGACGAATCCTTTTTGATTCGCTTCGACATGTCGGAATTTAAGGAAGAGCACTCGGCGGCCCTGCTCTATGGAGCGCCTCCCGGCTACGTAGGCTACGAGGAAGGCGGCATGCTGGTCAACAAGATTCGGGAGAAGCCCTACTCTGTGGTGCTCTTCGACGAAATTGAAAAGGCCCACAGCTCGGTGTTCGACATCTTTTTACAGATTCTGGACGAAGGCCGCCTGCACGACCGGCTGGGCCGGGAAGGCGACTTTTCCAACGCCGTTATTCTCTTCACCTCCAATATTGGCAGTGAGCAGATTATCAAGTCGTTCGGGGAAGGCCAGATTCCGGCTACCAACACGCTGATGGAAACCATGAGCCGGCACTTCCGGCCCGAGTTTTTGGCCCGCCTGACGGAAATCGTGCCCTTCGCCCCTATTTCGGAGGAAAACGTGGTGCAGATTTTCGACATCCATTTGCGGCCCTTGCAGGAGCAGCTGCGGCGGCAGGGCATCACGCTGGAGCTTTCCGACGAGGCCCGCACCCACCTGGCATTGTCGGGGTTCACGCCGCGCTACGGGGCCCGGCCCATCAAGGGCGTTATCCGGCAGCAGCTGCGCCGCCCGATTTCGCGCATGATTATTTCCGGGGAAGTGGGTAAAGGCTCGGTCATTGCCCTCAGCAAAGCGCCCGAAGCCGAGGAGCTGACCTGGGAAACCACGGCCGCCGCGGCCGTGGAGCAGGTGTAA
- a CDS encoding DUF5458 family protein, protein MATENQDTTSTAGAARERELAPRLEQNAQALAKFGGFDLLETTIDGASNLNPEKKARKKIFLTEESKKADRQQLKKRLALWHSVLSESDSVADAVQKSEEKVESAKNQLTDNLKKAIEATHDLEQAYRSVTLFYRNTDQNEIKNISILNADKEQLQDLDNTTFIDAVSDELEQNYDRLDLRDNYSLLVIPGYLGSNKVIDKWAKIAHKNKVMMVTDFEHYDSPDDVIELFDEANLTGAESHKSNVIMACNWLVGRGKLEEVGEEEDLFVPPSSALAGRIYSTLASQVTAGRKHGTLNEVDGVRFPLRKSEIANMEKIGLVPMVNEYGRVMAFSAKTLFNGDNIGLQTYSVVRVFDHVTKVLIDFLNRRAFENWDHNVRMDIQSQIVRFLDGIAGPGKLIEKFSIKKFERDPNQKDRILLDIHMVPYFPAKTFLVSLDGTKGDDPDAPGRDWNAEYKQQ, encoded by the coding sequence ATGGCCACCGAAAACCAAGATACTACCTCCACCGCCGGAGCCGCCCGGGAACGGGAACTGGCCCCGCGCCTCGAACAGAATGCCCAGGCTCTGGCCAAGTTCGGCGGCTTCGATTTGCTCGAAACCACCATCGACGGCGCTTCTAACCTGAACCCGGAGAAGAAAGCCCGCAAAAAGATCTTCCTCACCGAAGAGAGCAAGAAAGCCGACCGGCAGCAGCTCAAAAAGCGTCTGGCCTTGTGGCATTCGGTGCTCAGCGAGTCCGACTCGGTAGCCGATGCCGTGCAGAAAAGCGAGGAAAAGGTAGAGTCGGCTAAAAACCAACTCACCGACAACCTCAAAAAGGCCATCGAAGCCACCCACGACCTGGAGCAGGCCTATCGTTCGGTCACGCTATTCTACCGCAACACCGACCAGAACGAAATCAAGAACATTTCCATCCTCAACGCCGACAAAGAGCAGTTGCAGGACCTGGATAATACCACCTTCATCGACGCCGTGTCGGACGAGCTGGAGCAGAACTACGACCGTCTCGACCTGCGCGACAACTACTCGCTGCTGGTCATTCCGGGGTACCTGGGCTCCAACAAGGTTATCGACAAGTGGGCCAAAATTGCGCACAAGAACAAGGTGATGATGGTCACCGACTTCGAGCACTACGACTCGCCCGACGACGTCATCGAACTCTTCGACGAAGCCAACCTCACTGGCGCCGAGTCGCACAAGTCCAACGTCATCATGGCCTGTAACTGGCTCGTGGGCCGCGGCAAGCTGGAGGAAGTAGGCGAGGAGGAAGACCTGTTCGTACCCCCGTCCTCGGCCCTGGCCGGTCGGATTTACAGCACGCTGGCCTCGCAGGTAACCGCTGGCCGCAAGCACGGCACGCTCAACGAGGTGGACGGCGTACGCTTCCCGCTGCGCAAGAGTGAAATTGCCAACATGGAGAAAATTGGCCTCGTGCCGATGGTCAACGAGTACGGCCGGGTAATGGCCTTCTCGGCCAAAACCCTGTTCAACGGCGACAACATCGGCCTGCAGACCTACTCCGTGGTGCGCGTGTTCGACCACGTGACCAAGGTGCTCATTGACTTCCTCAACCGGCGAGCCTTCGAAAACTGGGACCACAACGTGCGTATGGACATTCAGAGCCAGATTGTACGGTTCCTGGATGGTATTGCTGGCCCGGGCAAGCTCATCGAGAAATTTTCCATCAAAAAGTTTGAGCGGGACCCCAATCAGAAGGACCGCATTCTGCTCGACATTCACATGGTGCCCTACTTCCCGGCCAAAACCTTCCTGGTTTCCCTGGATGGCACCAAAGGCGACGATCCGGACGCTCCGGGCCGCGACTGGAATGCCGAGTACAAGCAGCAGTAA
- the tssD gene encoding type VI secretion system tube protein TssD translates to MASFSAFFNAAGSGDCEVVSCSYSFDQAIDDKGRPSSKVQGGTIKVTIVSTDSASLTSWMLDPYKRESGKIIFKRIDQDSTLKEISFEEAYCVSYAEHFDARGADTNTSMTLSLTISANKINANGAVLDNKWV, encoded by the coding sequence ATGGCATCATTTAGTGCATTTTTCAACGCCGCTGGCAGCGGTGACTGTGAAGTAGTAAGCTGCAGCTACTCCTTCGACCAGGCAATTGACGACAAAGGTCGTCCTTCGTCTAAAGTGCAAGGTGGTACCATCAAGGTTACCATTGTCTCGACCGACAGCGCTTCGCTGACCAGCTGGATGCTGGACCCGTACAAGCGCGAGAGCGGCAAGATCATCTTCAAGCGTATCGACCAGGATTCGACCCTGAAGGAGATTTCCTTCGAGGAAGCCTACTGCGTAAGCTACGCCGAGCATTTCGACGCTCGTGGTGCTGACACCAACACCTCCATGACCCTGAGCCTGACTATTTCGGCCAACAAGATCAACGCCAACGGCGCTGTTCTGGACAATAAGTGGGTATAA
- a CDS encoding RHS repeat-associated core domain-containing protein — MAKKYVPAGVFLTCDKGTLPATLNVTFNAFTSIYGQNLATDKDMIPLVNIPPMGVCSVTKMPCVFLPSTPWSPVKNDVQLGMGHPLLEDSKLQCSASGRIGIHFTMAAAQAACAPPPAPEKSLADQADDYLKTLGPLGAYGRFQLGVAEGVWEGGKGLAEGLWGMAKGGWNAVTHPVDTANAIAEGATSAYKWAGDSQNWSNAAHSAGQGISNAADWASHGENWQKVGDKLQNMSPRDWGNVTGQVAFEVGLTVATAGAGTALNAAAKTSRVARMALRAARIADVEGHAMSLASRAARSAAGRMKTLGKVLTGAKKARKAEKAAAKAGKKAKQLAAVTDCAGPKKCTRVGHPVDVAAGLVFTEAVDFELPGPIPFVWERIWYSRSTHQGALGHGWHHRYDLALAVEEDGSLALRLADGRLALFAPPAGKAGSFNRPEKLEAFGPADQGYRIWNKDERLWYVFAPEAVNEVYLLQAVEDNNGFAIRFAYTPQGFLSSITDSVGRQLRADTDPLGRLTALHAPLPEPGAEGSFVIVRYEYSEAGDMVRTTDALGHAMTFVYEHHLLVRETNRLGLSFYFRYDSTGPEARCLRTWGDGGIYDTTLRYESAEHTVVTDSVGYTKHYTHRHGLVVVMLDSLGAVRQWTYNEDTDLTLERDPLGQATSYEYDARGNQTLVTYPDGAKIQTQYNPQDLPIQAIDANEQVWQWTYDEAGNLLRRINPVGASTEYSYDAQGRLVGVADNLAQTLRLRYDAHYNIGEVLAPNGQVSSNQYDFLGRVIRTSDFRGNVRQYQYDILGRILWLREPDGAERTFTYDAVGSVLREQDPHSTTQYTYTSTGLLAARDQAGARVSFTYDTEGRLTSLCNEHGEVYTLVLDVAGQVVEEVGFDGLTRRYYRDLAGRVTTLQRPAGRSTQYAYDAVGRLTEVLHHDGTQAQFVYRPDGELVEANTPQHSVRLDKNALGQVVREVQGQHVVESDYDILGQRLGLRSSLGAAAQMQRSLSGQLEYVRTDQWQAKFTYNAFGQEIERVLESLQLSWQHDVLGRPARQTIHTERATKSHQRRYHWLTPSRLSEIDATAIGRTSFTHDEQDNLVSTRYADGVQEIRQPDAIGNLFRTPSRTDRQYGKGGQLREANGTRYYYDAEGNLVRKRLSNGQQWHYDWDGAGQLTSVTRPDGYAVTFTYDALGRRLSKRFRGRVTRWVWDGNQPLHEWQELEVGPGAGSVQDLTTWLFEDASFAPMAKLTAQAAYSVLVDHLGTPLELYDQQGTKTWQAQLDSYGQVREGKGKPQDCPFRYQGQYEDVETGLYYNRFRYYDPEAGRYISQDPIGVLGGMNLYSYVADPTTWIDPFGWYSDLNHDGMGHHLFPRSVAGKLQLPKLDKPGSIAWYPDDPTGTADLHKRLHRALIDEGVPFHGSKYTGSVDDFFDKGKKAYAGFPEKGFLKLPGTNQILYRNLTPGEALEKLQELHKAGKIPCPK, encoded by the coding sequence ATGGCTAAGAAATATGTTCCCGCCGGCGTGTTCCTGACCTGTGACAAAGGCACCCTGCCCGCTACGCTCAACGTCACTTTCAACGCCTTCACGTCAATCTACGGCCAGAATCTGGCCACTGATAAGGACATGATACCCCTGGTCAACATCCCGCCCATGGGCGTGTGTAGCGTGACCAAAATGCCGTGCGTCTTCCTGCCTTCCACGCCTTGGTCACCAGTCAAAAATGATGTGCAGCTGGGCATGGGGCACCCGCTGCTCGAAGACTCCAAGCTCCAATGCAGCGCCAGTGGCCGCATTGGTATTCATTTCACGATGGCGGCCGCTCAGGCGGCCTGTGCCCCGCCGCCGGCCCCGGAGAAAAGCCTGGCCGATCAGGCCGATGATTATCTCAAAACCCTGGGCCCGCTGGGTGCCTACGGCCGCTTCCAGCTCGGCGTGGCCGAGGGCGTATGGGAAGGCGGCAAAGGCCTGGCCGAGGGCTTGTGGGGCATGGCCAAGGGTGGCTGGAACGCCGTAACCCACCCCGTCGACACGGCCAACGCCATTGCCGAAGGCGCTACCAGTGCCTACAAGTGGGCCGGCGACTCCCAGAACTGGTCCAACGCGGCCCACAGCGCCGGACAGGGCATTAGCAACGCGGCCGACTGGGCCAGCCACGGCGAGAACTGGCAGAAAGTCGGTGACAAGCTGCAGAATATGTCGCCCCGGGACTGGGGCAACGTCACGGGCCAAGTAGCCTTCGAAGTAGGCCTGACGGTGGCTACCGCCGGGGCCGGTACGGCCCTGAACGCAGCGGCCAAGACCAGCCGCGTGGCCCGCATGGCCCTGCGCGCCGCCCGCATTGCCGACGTAGAGGGCCACGCTATGAGTTTGGCCAGCCGGGCAGCCCGCTCAGCCGCCGGCCGCATGAAAACGCTGGGCAAGGTGCTCACCGGCGCCAAAAAGGCGAGAAAAGCCGAAAAAGCCGCCGCTAAAGCCGGCAAAAAAGCGAAGCAATTAGCTGCGGTAACAGACTGCGCCGGGCCGAAGAAATGTACCCGCGTCGGCCACCCCGTCGATGTCGCCGCCGGCCTGGTCTTCACCGAGGCCGTCGACTTCGAGCTCCCTGGCCCGATTCCCTTCGTGTGGGAGCGAATCTGGTATTCGCGCTCCACCCACCAGGGAGCCCTGGGCCACGGCTGGCACCACCGCTACGACCTGGCCCTGGCCGTGGAAGAGGATGGCTCCCTGGCCCTGCGCCTGGCCGATGGCCGCCTGGCTTTGTTTGCGCCTCCCGCCGGCAAGGCCGGCAGCTTCAACCGCCCGGAGAAGCTCGAAGCCTTTGGCCCTGCCGACCAGGGTTACCGTATCTGGAACAAGGACGAGCGACTGTGGTATGTTTTTGCCCCAGAGGCAGTCAACGAAGTGTATTTGCTCCAGGCCGTCGAGGACAACAATGGCTTTGCCATTCGCTTTGCCTATACCCCGCAGGGCTTCCTGAGCAGCATCACCGACAGCGTCGGCCGCCAACTACGGGCCGACACCGACCCGCTCGGCCGCCTGACGGCCCTGCACGCGCCGCTTCCCGAGCCCGGGGCCGAAGGCAGCTTCGTAATCGTGCGCTACGAGTACTCGGAGGCCGGCGACATGGTCCGGACCACCGACGCGCTGGGCCACGCCATGACCTTTGTCTACGAGCATCACCTGCTGGTGCGCGAAACCAACCGGCTAGGCCTGAGCTTCTACTTCCGCTACGACAGCACCGGCCCCGAGGCCCGCTGCCTGCGCACCTGGGGCGACGGGGGCATCTACGACACCACGCTGCGCTACGAAAGCGCCGAGCATACCGTCGTTACCGACTCGGTGGGCTATACCAAGCACTACACGCACCGCCACGGACTGGTGGTGGTGATGCTTGATTCGCTGGGGGCGGTGCGCCAGTGGACCTACAACGAGGATACGGACCTGACCCTGGAGCGCGACCCGCTGGGACAAGCCACCAGCTACGAGTACGACGCCCGCGGTAATCAAACCTTGGTCACGTATCCGGATGGGGCAAAGATCCAGACGCAATACAACCCACAAGACTTGCCGATCCAGGCAATAGATGCCAATGAGCAAGTGTGGCAATGGACATACGACGAAGCAGGAAATTTACTTCGTCGTATCAATCCTGTCGGGGCTAGTACGGAGTATAGTTATGACGCGCAGGGTCGCCTAGTCGGGGTCGCCGATAATCTGGCCCAAACCTTACGCTTGCGCTATGATGCACATTATAACATCGGTGAAGTACTTGCTCCGAACGGACAGGTCAGCTCCAATCAATACGATTTTCTGGGCCGTGTTATTCGCACATCAGATTTCAGAGGGAATGTTCGGCAGTATCAATACGATATCCTGGGTAGAATACTATGGCTGCGTGAACCCGATGGAGCAGAACGAACCTTTACGTATGATGCCGTTGGGAGCGTACTTCGGGAGCAAGATCCACATTCAACGACCCAGTATACGTACACAAGTACAGGGCTCCTAGCCGCACGAGACCAGGCCGGCGCCCGAGTTTCCTTTACCTACGATACGGAAGGGCGCTTGACGAGCCTCTGCAACGAGCACGGGGAAGTGTATACGCTCGTCCTGGATGTTGCGGGTCAAGTTGTAGAGGAAGTAGGATTCGACGGACTTACCCGTCGCTACTATCGGGATTTGGCTGGCCGAGTCACCACTTTGCAACGCCCAGCCGGCCGCTCGACTCAGTATGCTTACGACGCCGTTGGACGCTTAACGGAAGTGCTGCACCACGATGGCACCCAAGCGCAGTTTGTGTATCGTCCAGATGGCGAGCTAGTAGAAGCCAACACCCCTCAGCACAGTGTCCGTCTAGACAAAAATGCGTTAGGTCAAGTCGTACGGGAAGTCCAGGGTCAGCATGTAGTCGAGTCCGACTATGATATCCTTGGGCAGCGTCTGGGGTTACGCTCATCCTTGGGTGCTGCCGCTCAAATGCAACGTAGCCTCTCCGGGCAACTAGAGTATGTGCGCACCGACCAGTGGCAAGCCAAGTTCACTTATAATGCCTTTGGTCAGGAAATAGAGCGTGTGCTCGAAAGCTTGCAATTGTCCTGGCAGCACGATGTCCTTGGTCGACCAGCGCGGCAGACAATTCACACGGAACGCGCGACGAAGAGTCATCAGCGGCGCTACCATTGGTTGACGCCGAGCAGGCTGTCAGAAATCGATGCTACTGCCATAGGTCGTACCTCATTCACCCACGATGAGCAGGACAACCTTGTATCCACTCGGTATGCCGACGGGGTCCAGGAAATTCGCCAGCCTGACGCAATAGGCAACTTATTTCGCACGCCCAGCCGCACCGACCGTCAGTATGGCAAAGGCGGGCAGCTCCGGGAAGCCAACGGCACGCGCTATTACTACGATGCGGAGGGCAACCTGGTGCGCAAGCGCCTGTCCAATGGTCAGCAGTGGCATTACGACTGGGACGGGGCCGGCCAGCTAACCTCTGTGACCCGTCCGGACGGCTATGCTGTCACCTTCACTTATGATGCTTTGGGCCGGCGCCTGAGCAAACGCTTCCGGGGCCGGGTCACGCGCTGGGTCTGGGACGGCAACCAGCCCCTGCACGAGTGGCAGGAGCTGGAAGTCGGACCCGGCGCTGGCAGTGTGCAGGATTTGACGACTTGGCTCTTCGAAGATGCCTCGTTTGCGCCCATGGCTAAGCTTACGGCCCAAGCCGCTTACAGTGTGCTCGTGGACCACTTGGGTACCCCACTGGAACTCTATGACCAGCAGGGCACCAAGACCTGGCAGGCCCAGCTCGACAGCTACGGCCAAGTACGGGAAGGAAAAGGCAAGCCCCAGGACTGTCCCTTCCGCTACCAGGGCCAGTACGAAGACGTCGAAACGGGGCTCTACTATAACCGCTTCCGCTACTACGACCCTGAAGCTGGGCGTTATATCAGCCAAGACCCCATCGGGGTACTAGGGGGCATGAACCTGTACAGCTACGTAGCCGACCCCACCACGTGGATTGATCCGTTTGGCTGGTATTCGGATCTAAACCACGATGGCATGGGCCACCACTTGTTTCCCCGGAGTGTGGCCGGCAAGCTCCAACTGCCCAAACTTGACAAACCCGGCTCCATTGCCTGGTACCCGGATGACCCCACTGGTACAGCCGACCTGCACAAGCGACTGCACCGGGCCTTGATTGATGAGGGAGTCCCCTTCCACGGCTCGAAGTACACCGGGTCGGTGGATGACTTCTTCGACAAAGGTAAAAAAGCGTATGCCGGCTTCCCCGAAAAAGGGTTCTTAAAACTGCCCGGCACTAATCAAATTCTATATCGCAACCTGACTCCAGGCGAAGCGTTAGAAAAACTACAGGAGCTCCATAAAGCTGGCAAAATACCATGTCCGAAGTAA
- a CDS encoding type VI secretion system Vgr family protein gives MSYPVNASVHVDGGLALTDYNRLTLSQHVLTHHTFALDFSFEALGKALGLKPEALFAQAHERLSGKNIAISWTGALPNDSGRSFQFKGIITHISIQTDADLVNYYHVSGYSPSFLLEDGTQSRTFVKKSIQDIFSSVLGPYDGNALKKQLKAQHQEVLPYTVQYNETNFNFLSRLAAHQGEWFYYDGQTLQLGRGAGKTIPFKSSSAQMFTLSMHLQPGKTEGAHYNYRTHKPLKTKAATPAAGHPLSQFAVQKSDDLFTQPHRLLAGTQVSDQAQLQRSLDGLAAKRAANQVSLEGSGEAYDITPGCVLAVQDATGQDYGKFRVLAVRHEVDGDGNYQNHFEAMPESSEAPPPNPLYAATDAQPELAEVIDLQDPRNLGRIRVRYYWPVAQPTEAESAWLRVSTPYSGDGKGQLFTPEVGSQVLIGYEHGLAEFPVVLGNMFHPQNKQSAKYTNPQNNLKGLQTAGGNKFVMADGQGEQRILISNSNNKGTAVEVGFKGDGSITIKSNGPVTVLGSTITLEAGDKGEIMMHAKNITMEAEEEIKVTSASKSIALKAEKDITADATAKMAFSAKEKTVSTTGKMEISSGSTVDISGSTVKING, from the coding sequence ATGTCATATCCAGTTAATGCAAGCGTTCATGTAGACGGCGGCCTGGCCTTGACCGACTACAATCGACTAACGCTCAGTCAGCACGTGCTGACCCACCACACCTTCGCCCTCGACTTTTCGTTTGAGGCGCTGGGTAAGGCCCTTGGACTCAAGCCGGAGGCCCTGTTTGCGCAGGCCCACGAACGGCTGAGCGGAAAAAACATTGCCATCAGCTGGACGGGCGCCCTGCCCAACGACTCGGGGCGCTCCTTCCAGTTTAAAGGCATTATCACCCACATCAGCATCCAGACCGACGCCGACCTGGTCAACTACTACCACGTCAGCGGCTACAGTCCTTCCTTCCTGCTGGAAGACGGGACCCAGAGCCGAACGTTTGTCAAAAAGTCTATTCAGGACATCTTCTCCAGCGTGCTGGGCCCTTACGACGGCAACGCCCTGAAAAAGCAGCTCAAGGCCCAGCACCAGGAGGTACTGCCCTACACGGTGCAGTACAACGAAACCAACTTCAACTTTTTGAGCCGCCTGGCCGCGCACCAGGGCGAATGGTTCTACTACGATGGTCAGACCCTGCAATTGGGCCGGGGCGCGGGCAAAACCATTCCCTTCAAGAGTAGCAGCGCCCAGATGTTTACCCTCTCCATGCACTTGCAGCCGGGCAAGACCGAGGGTGCCCACTACAACTACCGCACCCACAAGCCTCTGAAGACCAAGGCCGCCACTCCGGCCGCTGGCCACCCGCTCAGCCAGTTTGCGGTGCAGAAGTCGGACGACCTGTTTACCCAGCCCCACCGCTTGCTGGCGGGCACGCAGGTGAGCGACCAGGCCCAGCTGCAGCGCAGCCTCGACGGCCTGGCAGCCAAACGAGCGGCCAATCAGGTGAGCCTGGAGGGCAGCGGGGAAGCCTATGATATTACCCCCGGCTGCGTGCTGGCCGTGCAGGATGCCACCGGCCAGGATTATGGCAAGTTCCGGGTGCTGGCCGTCCGCCACGAAGTAGACGGCGACGGCAACTACCAGAACCACTTCGAGGCCATGCCCGAGTCGTCGGAAGCCCCGCCGCCCAACCCGCTCTACGCCGCCACCGACGCCCAGCCCGAACTGGCCGAGGTGATTGATTTGCAGGACCCACGCAATCTGGGCCGTATCCGGGTGCGCTATTACTGGCCCGTGGCCCAGCCCACCGAGGCCGAATCGGCGTGGCTGCGGGTAAGCACGCCCTACTCCGGCGACGGGAAAGGCCAGCTCTTTACGCCGGAGGTGGGCTCCCAGGTCCTGATTGGCTATGAGCATGGACTGGCCGAGTTTCCGGTGGTGCTGGGCAACATGTTTCACCCCCAGAACAAGCAGAGCGCCAAGTATACCAACCCCCAGAACAACCTGAAGGGCCTGCAAACGGCCGGTGGCAACAAGTTTGTCATGGCCGACGGCCAGGGCGAGCAGCGCATCCTGATTTCCAACTCCAACAACAAGGGTACGGCAGTGGAAGTCGGCTTTAAGGGTGACGGCAGCATTACCATCAAAAGCAACGGCCCGGTAACGGTGCTGGGCTCCACCATTACCCTGGAAGCCGGCGACAAAGGGGAAATCATGATGCACGCCAAGAACATTACGATGGAAGCCGAGGAGGAAATCAAGGTCACGTCGGCCTCGAAAAGCATTGCCCTTAAGGCTGAAAAGGATATTACCGCCGATGCCACGGCCAAAATGGCCTTTAGTGCCAAGGAGAAAACCGTATCGACGACGGGCAAAATGGAAATCAGCAGCGGCTCGACCGTCGATATTTCCGGCAGCACCGTCAAGATTAACGGCTAA